Within Chroicocephalus ridibundus chromosome 11, bChrRid1.1, whole genome shotgun sequence, the genomic segment gtggtggcgcTGCTGAGCGTGTCGGACCGGGACTCGGGGTCGAACGGGCGCGTGCGGTGCGCGGTGTGGCCGGCGTCGCCGTTCGGTCTGGTGTCGACGTTCGCGGGGTCGTACTCGCTGGTGCTGCGGGAGGCGCTGGACCGGGAGCGGGTGTCGGAGTACGAGGTGGAGGTGCGTGCGGAGGACGGCGGGTCGCCGCCGCTGCGCGCCAGTCGCGGGGTGCGTGTGCCGGTgtcggacgtgaacgacaacgcgccggcgtTCGCGCAGGCGGTGTACACGGTGCTGGCGCgggagaacaacgcggcgggcgcggagctggCGCGTGTGTGGGCGCGGGACCCGGACGAGGCGGGCAACGGGCGCGTGAGCTACTCGGTGTGGGAGGGCGGTGTCGGGGGCGCGTCgtcgggcggggggtggcggtcgGCGTCGAGCTACGTGTCGGTGGACGCGGAGAGCGGGCGGCTGTGGGCGCTGCGGCCGTTGGACTACGAGGAGGTGCAGGTGCTGCAGTTCGAGGTGCGTGCGGTGGACGCGGGGGAGCCGTCGCTGTGCGGCAACGCCACGGTGCAGGTCTTCGTGgtggacgagaacgacaacgcgccggcgctgctgccggcgTCGGGCGGCGGCGCGTGGTCCGGGTCGTCGTCGGAGGCGGCgtcggtgccggtgccggggtcGGGGTCGGTGTGGGCGTGGGCGTGGGCGTCGTGGGGGACGCCGGCGGGGCAGGTGGTGGCGAAGATCCGGGCGGTGGACGCGGACTCGGGCTACAACGCGTGGCTGCGCTACGAGCTGTGGGAGCCGCGGGGGAAGGGCCCGTTCCGCGTGGGGCTGTACAGCGGCGAGGTGAGCACGGCGCGGGCGCTGGAGGAGGCGGACGGCCCGCGGCAGCGGCTGGTGATCGTggtgcgtgaccacggggagccGTCGCtctcggccacggccacgctgagcGTGTCGCTGGTGGAGGGCGGcgaggcggcgctggcggccgcgggctcgtcgtcgtcgtcgtcgttgtCGGGGGTAGGGCTGCGtccggcggagggcggcgcgtCGGTGTCGTCGTCTGCGGCGACGAACGTGTGGCTGGTGGTGGCGATCTGCGCGGTGTCGAGCCTGTTCCTGCTGGCGGTGGTGCTGTACGTGGCGTCGCGGTGGGCGCCGCGGGCGGCCGTGCTGTCGGGGCCCGGTGCGGCGACGCTGGTGTGCGCCAGCGAAGTGGGGAGCTGGTCGTACTCGCAGCGGCAGAGCCGGAGCCTGTGCGTGGCGGACGGCGCGGGCAAGAGCGACCTGATGGTTTTCAGCCCCaacttcccgccgccgccggcgccggcgCCCGTCCCCGCGGCGAAGGAGTCGAATCCGGAGGCGCCCGCTCTCCTGGACACGGTCAGTGGCCCTCCCTTTCTCGCCTCTCGACCGTTTCCCTTTTCTCgcccttctttccctcctgtccCGTCCCCTGATCAGTCGCTGTTGGGAGGGGTGCCTCATCCCGCGGGGGCGGTGGGTGGTTGTCGGGTGCTTAAGGATGTGAATGGGACCTGTTAATGAGAGCACCTCCCTTTGCGTCCTTGCCGCAGCTTCCCGCCCCTTATTTCGGGGGAAAGATAAAGAAGGATTTGACACGCTCAGCAGCAGTTACAGTCCGCAGCTGAGGTTCGGTCTTGTGGGTGAGTTGTGTTTCTGTAGAGTAAAATGACGGCCGATTACGATGAGAGGTTCCACTACGTCAGGTTTGCAGACGCTCTGTCTTTACTGGTGTGTGGCATTTCCACCCGAGCTTGCTGAAGGAGTGCAAGAGACAcaggctgtggtggtgacagTCCCCCAAGCACTCTTTCGTGTTTTATTGCCTTCGCTGACTGCTGACCGTGCTGATATTAGAAGTGATTTAttctctgtcctcctcttctttcGTTCTCGTCTGTAATAGACTTTTGCACAGTTGGGACTTGTCACAGATTTTCTGTTCCAATGGTGTGATTTCTCCCTGTTCTTTGACCCATTGGAGTCATTATGAACATTGGGAAGTCATTGTGgaattttcctgtgttctttttcCAAGTATGTTGTAACCAAAGTTAGTAGTAGAAAGTGTTTAGTCAGAGGAGTACGACCCAAAGTGTTAGAAAcgggaacattttttttcttctcccactctccTACCCGGGTTGTGAACTTTTGTTTCTGGCTGGACTATTGTCTTGACGTACAGTGACctgttttcatattctttcatcATTTGCATTTATAGCAACACCCTTACAAATAGCCTCAAATTCTCTTTCCAACCACAAAAAACTCCCTTAACCCATTGTGCTACACAGTAGATATCATCTACTAGATCGGTGTTCTCTTCAACATGTGGGTTGGCTTCTCTCAGCAGAAAATCAGTGCCCGTTGCCATTAGAGTTGTCCCGACGTGACCTCTACAAGGAGTATTGTTCTCAGGTCTGTAACGTTCCCCTCAGTAATTGCTGAAGCATTGCCAAACATAAAGGGTCATCTGCCGAGAGTTTTGCTGGACACCATGTATACGATACCATCTGAATGTTTTTTATGGTGGTCTCATTGATGGGAAGGGTGAGCAAAACTCAGATTGAGTGTTGAGATGGGAAGGGGCACTGTGGCATGCGGTGGAGGTGAATGTGGCAGTGTCACTGAGTAGGGTCTGGGCATTTCTTGATTTGAAGGGTAACGTTGAGCACTGGGAAGCCTTGTGTGAGGGAACTGGAAATCCTTGGGAAGACTGTGGGCCATGCCATGAGAAGAGAGTAATGCGATATGATGTGCTTGTCTTGAGCACTGCATGATGgaccttttccctcttgtttttgGAAAGGTGTTGTGGGTGTGTAGCACTTCAGTCTGCTATCCTGGTGTTGTGGTGGGCATGTACAGGAGCTTCCACAGCTGTTGATGTTGCCATCATGGTTTCTTGATCCTCCTGAGGCAGGATCTCTAAGGGGAGGTAATGAAGTGGGGGTGACCTTTGGGCGTGTGACTTAACCTTAACCTTAGTCACTTGCACAGGTGGCATCTGTAATGATAGTGTGTCCTTTTGTCAATAGTACCTCATTCTGATATGTGCAGGTACACACCAAACCCTTCACAGCAGCCCAGCTGTGGTGTTCTGTTGTTAGAAACACTACGTAAATCCTTGGGGAAAATGATGAGGCATGTCATAAGAAGACAAGAACGGGACATGATGTGCATGTCTTGAGAACACCTGTCCCAGAGTGGGGCATGGGGGATGCCTAGAAGGAAGCATGAGGCAGGATGGTTACTTAGTTTTCTT encodes:
- the LOC134522101 gene encoding protocadherin alpha-2-like; translation: MVVSWCSVLRVVVVVEAAWALVAGQVRYSVPEEAKAGTVVGRLSQDLGLEAGEAESRRLRLVSQGRRASVEVSGASGALVVSSRLDREELCGKSAPCALRLEVLVERPLRVFHVELEVTDINDNAPLFPAARKNLSLPENPPPESRFPLEGASDADIGANAELSYTLSPSEYFGLDLQRSEEYRESLFLVLRKPLDRETLPVHRLVLTASDGGRPSLTGTVELLISVLDANDNAPQFNQSVYKVQLPENAAEGTLVVRVNATDPDEGNNADVSFTPINTFPPKGLNLFLLNPKTGEIRLTGLLDFEDVRSYEIQIEATDKGIPPLSGHCKVVLEVVDVNDNAPEVWVTSLSVPVSEDAAVGTVVALLSVSDRDSGSNGRVRCAVWPASPFGLVSTFAGSYSLVLREALDRERVSEYEVEVRAEDGGSPPLRASRGVRVPVSDVNDNAPAFAQAVYTVLARENNAAGAELARVWARDPDEAGNGRVSYSVWEGGVGGASSGGGWRSASSYVSVDAESGRLWALRPLDYEEVQVLQFEVRAVDAGEPSLCGNATVQVFVVDENDNAPALLPASGGGAWSGSSSEAASVPVPGSGSVWAWAWASWGTPAGQVVAKIRAVDADSGYNAWLRYELWEPRGKGPFRVGLYSGEVSTARALEEADGPRQRLVIVVRDHGEPSLSATATLSVSLVEGGEAALAAAGSSSSSSLSGVGLRPAEGGASVSSSAATNVWLVVAICAVSSLFLLAVVLYVASRWAPRAAVLSGPGAATLVCASEVGSWSYSQRQSRSLCVADGAGKSDLMVFSPNFPPPPAPAPVPAAKESNPEAPALLDTVSGPPFLASRPFPFSRPSFPPVPSPDQSLLGGVPHPAGAVGGCRVLKDVNGTC